AGCCTTTCCCTGGCACTGTGATAGCAACTGTGGTGACAGCAATGACCAACGGGCACCCATAGCCAATGGCAAAGCCAATGGCCATCATGCAGGACTTCATCATCCTCCGGAAAACGACCAATAGTCCATAGACGATGAGCAGTGCTTGGAAGAGCAtccagaaaaacagagagaggtaGAAAAAGTGGCTAAAAAATGTCACCACAACACACCAGTTGTAGTTCTGGGCCTTTTTGTTAAAGTTAGAGCCTAGGATGAACCACACATTGGCGGTCAGGAGCGACACAGCTATGTTCACAATGCATACATGTCGCATGTATGATATCTCCGTCACAACCACTCGGGACCAAACTGTGGCTTCAATGATCAGGCAAACAATCAAGCTAAGGATGGAGACGCTGAGCCCAATGCAGGTGATATAGTCCAGGACCTTGTTGTCTACAGACATGGGGGACatgagaatggaaaaagacatcAACACATTGGTGTAGTTACACCAGCATTTCACTTTGCTGGCGGTATCCAATGTTGTTTCACAGACATTCTCATCCCACCTCCTTTTCCTGGAGTGCCAGCCAACACACTGGGCCCTGGTATTCCGGgatttattgatcttctcaaaggtGAATAAGATTTGCTTCAATCTTTCTGGTAAAATCACCGAAACGACCAGCCCATTTACCTGCCTGGGAAGACTGGCATTTTGCAAGTGGGCTTCTTTCAGAACAGCCCCCAAGGTGGGAAAAGCTATGCCGATGGCTTCGGATGCATTTGGTGGCAGCTTCCACAGCTCTTGCCTGGGAACTTCTATCATTCCTAGGATACCCTCCGTTGTATTGCTCACGTTCATGGAGAAGCTGAAACTTCTCTCTGAGGTATTGTGGTTGATGTGAAGCCCTTTCGTCTGAATGAAGAGTTCATCCGTAATGTGCTCCAGTTCGTTCTGGATGCGGAATCGCCTCGCAAACCAATTCACTGACTGCAACAAATCCGAGCCAGCATTTTTGTCAGGAATGAAAGCCCAATTTGGAATGACTGCTTTGTCGAGGATGTGGTTGGCCACTTTGAAGTAGCTCTGCAGTGGAGAAAAGTGGGTATTATACTGGGGATTCACACAGTGTTGTACAAAGTTGATTTCTAAAACCTGAAATATCTAAAGATCAAATGATTTGAAATTATTTGACATATTTCTCTTCAAATGCACTGTTTATTAGAATCTCATACTAGTAGGCCTGCAGAGAGGGGAGCAAtgtaaaagaatgttaaaaataaaacaaaataaaataaggtaaaatgaaatgaaataaaataacataaaatgaaataagataaaatgaaatgaaataaaataagatgaaatgaaataaaatgaaatgaaataaaataagattaaataaaataaaataaaacgaatCACAGATCAGAGTTACCTGCTTTATGATATGCCCAGGGCAGCATTTCCACACTGCAGCTTGTATAACCCAAGTTTCCCATGAGATATTAATGACTGTTTGAGAAGGAGATTGGAAGTAGATTCTATGGCAATCCAAGTTTGAGAAGTACAGCATACCATATCCTTATACCCCTCACTCTTATAAAGAGTGCCAAGGTTCATTAACACATGAAAAGCTCTAAAAAGTCCTGCCATAAGGAGACCTACTTGGCTTTGTTTAACCCAGAGTTCCTATATCTGCTGTGCTACagatctctcttttaaaaatggaagctcTGCTAAGATTTCTCAGGACAATTACATTCTACAAGAATAAAATTTGGGAAACACTAGAGTAGGAGCAGTCTTCCCCACAGCCATCACTATGTGATAGTTTCTTGAAAATAGTCAGTCTGTACAAAAACATGTATAAAAAATGTTCTAACTTCTTGAAAATTTCCATTAACTGGGATAAATCAATATGCAAAACTGAACTGAACTGATTGCTGTGGTTATCGTAGTTTTTACcctgaaaatacatttgaaactATTAAAATGcaagattttggaaaaaaaaatattgtcagtttttaaaatgaaattaacaaagaATACCTTCATTTTCTCTTGGGTAACATTATCAGACAAGTgtgtagaaatattttttagtaaCTTCACTATAAATGCAATATTTCCAGATGTGGCTTCTGATGATTTCACAACATCAATTATGCAGGCATAATCAAGTGGGCAGTTCATTTGGATGACTTGAGCTACACTCTCAATTGGCTCTGGGGCTTGGTAGTCAACAATGTGCAGAGGTATAAATGGTGCTGCCACAGAAAAGCGTGATGTGTTATTTAagtcctgtttaaaaaaaaaaaaaagtttcattcaAAAATGATTAAGTACCTAACGTGTCAGACTAAAGGAGTTAAAGGCACAAATAATCCACATGGGAAAAACAGAGAAGTAAGTGGTCCTGAAAAGTGGTTTAGATGCTGAAAAGTATGGGGAAGGTAAGTGGACTCACAAATGGACATGAGATTCCATCAGAATTCCCACAGGGATCAGGATGCCGACCTTTCTTATTGGAATCTGCTTTCAGGACAGTGATTTTAACTCAAATATTATAACAAGACAGTTTTCTCCAGAGATATGGAGAAATTCTAGAAACAAAATTtgtctaattattttaattttttttttcaagaggagCCACATGGAACTTCAGAGGGGAGTGGTTTTTGGAGATTGGCAGTTAAACACAGAATGCTAAGgcattgtaattttttaaagtttagagtTCACTAAATAGAAGAGGTTATTTGCTCATTTCCTCATACTTTTTACCTAGAATTTCCCAGAATATGACTTAGGATAGGCCAAAGCAATAGCTTACTTCATTTAACTCACTTTTGAATGCCACTGTCGTTGCAGGGACATCTATGTGATTACCTATGCTAAGTGACACTGCATTGATACTCCCTTTATAGAAACACTGTTGACATTTTAGGAGATGCAGAGATCAATGTGCTTCTACAGGGTtggagtggggggggggcagaagGAAACAGTCACTAAGTGAAAggatataagataaaatattttaattgagaaTTGTTGTATTCATTGGATTTCCATTCCTTCTGGGACAcacatctctctcttcttttggtCAAGTGAttgaaagtatttgaaaaagatATCAAACTTATTTTGATTCTAGACACATTTAGTTGCTTAATTGATTAGCATAAGAGGTATGCAAATCCATCTTTATAGCTAAAATTTTAATCTCTAAGTGTTTATCATTGTATAGATAAATTTCAGATCTTTTTTTGAGAAAAGATTTTGAGAGGGAGAAATAGagtagggagggagaggagagagtagCTGAGAGTTTGGGTGAGGAAGGAATAGACAAACTTGAATCTGCTCTGTAGAATTTCTCAAGTCCAGATCTGAGACTTATTGTCATGCTgaacagaaaacattaaaaacgCCTCTACCCCCTCCTGGGGGATTGGCTCCTGTAGAATATGCAAATAAGATGCAAATATGCAAATGCATCACCATAAAGAGTGTTTCCACAGAAAGGCTTGTACATGTTTCAGTTGATTTTTGCCACTTGTTTCCATTACAGATAAATCCTATTTCTCCACGAAAGTGCTGAACACAAGGCTGGCTGCAGTTGGAAGAAGTGGTGCAAGGTCCATGGCATTTTTcttaaaaggagaagagagagagagaatcctaATTAGCATTTCCGCACTCTGACTGGGGCATCTAACTCATTCTGGGGCCTTGGGGAttgcttcccagaggaggtgacattgacCTGGGTTCTTAGCAACAAGACGTGACAGTCAGGTTGTGAAGCTGACGTCTAGGCAGAGTGAAGAGCATGTGGAAAGGAGGGATCGCAGGTCATTCATAAAGGCTGATTCAGAGTGTCTGAAGGGAGAGTGGCAAGagatgagggtggggaggaaaacATGTCAAGTAGTGAAGGATCTTGGATCCTGTGCTAATATGGGGGCTACCAGAAAACATGATTGGATTTGTGTTTGAAAGATAATTAACCATAGCATGGAGCAGGAGTCAgtaaacttttctgtaaaggaccaggtaaatagagttgccagataaaatacaggttAAGTGCcagttaaatattaattttattttcagatacagCCAATTCCCATGATTTGCAGCAGTTAAATTCTATAGTCACTgccacaaacactgaattagcaaaaaCATAACCATCGCTCCTAGGAGAAATACAAGGTTAGGTTCTTGCAAGCTTCTgctcacaacattttcatcaaccaatcaatatatcaatatataagcttgttttgtgtttccatttaacATATGTTGTTGATTCACTGACACTGAATTCACTACCAATAGCACCGTAGCCCATGACAGCATATGAGCAAAGCTTATCTAACATATGTATTCTCTCCACAAGGCACATCATAACCTTCTTAGGAACGTTAAACAGCACTTCAGAACTATATCTGGGGACCATTTTAAgcagtgaaatcaccaacaaaaaacacaaaaagcaaaacatgtgGCACTACATAGGCCACAAAAAGAACACTTGTTTATAGTaggagagctgaaacaagaaggccaAGGGCCACCTCGTTCAGCTGTGAACAAGCACCTCGGCCaactcagtttttctgctattctgtgcatgtctgtgaaTGATTCAGAAAGCAGTGtgagtattgatttgggggttgCAAATAAATTTCTATGAGTAGGAGAAGTTGTAGATACAGAATCCATAAATAAAGAAGACTGACTAAAAATGTTCAGTAAAACAATGGATAATTTTTTCGTATACGTATGATCCATGAAAGATTATTCGTGGTttacctgaaatttaaatttcactgcacttcctatgtttttatttgctaaatatgtCAAGGctagccagagagtaaatattttcagctttgtgggccatatggtctgtcataactactcagctctgcttttgtagcatgaaagcaCTCAAAGACAATACGTAAATAAttgggcatggctgtgtttcaataaaactttatttataaaaactggtGGTGGCTAGTTTGGGCCATGAATAGAGTGCATTGACGTGATGAAGCTGTTGAAGTATTCCCAAGGAAGAATTGCCTTCGGATGGTGACAGTGCAATGGAAAGAAGCAGATGATGCTGAGAGCTATTAAGGTATTGAAATAAATACGATGAAGTGCCCTATCGGCTGTGAGTCAGAGGCTGCACTGATATTTATGGTTTGGACAGCTCTGTGGATGACTCCATTTATGGAGAAAGGAAACAAGTGGTTTTGCATCCTTCTTTGACATCTACCCAAGTGTATCAATTTTGCAATTTATTTAAGCTGAGTgcttctcaatttcttcattcataaatatAGTTTGGAGGTAATGCCATAGTCTTGTTACAAACATTGAATGAGGCGGCATCTTGTACAGCACTTAGATCAGTGTTGTCATAAATGCTCAATGAATATCAGctacctttctctcctctttcctttcttaacTCCACATCTGTATAGAGATGTGTTTGCCACCAGAAATGTACTTGGCCTTGACTGTGCAGAGCCCTGTTATCACTACTATGTGGGTGAGAACCACATGATTTCACTATCTTACTACTCATGATGCCTCTATAGTTTATTTTTCGCTTCTCGAGAGTGACCAGTCTTGCCAACACAATACCTCTTATATCACTTCAATGGACCTCTCGGCCTCAGAGTGTTACATACATTTAAGCATcctgaaaatatctttgaatgaaggaatgaaagacTCCTGTCCTCTTCCCTCTTATGCCTCTTGTTAGCTCGTTAGTTCACACAGATTTCCCTTCTGAGTTCTAAAAGGGACCCTTGTCTACTATTCTAGAACAACTGTGAATATTTGCCAACTTGCTTCATTGACTATGCCATGGATaatagtataattatttttaaaaaatctatcaatGCCGGTAAACATTAAGAATTTATTAAAGATTGTTATTCTATGTGAAAGGTTGTGGTCTGGGGACAGGCTTGCAATATCCATGCCCTTCCTTTATTCTGCCCTGTCTTCAAACGGAAGAAAACTATTCTATAGCCACACACCTTGCATCCTTTCAGTCTTGGGTTTTCCTTCAGGACCTTGAAGTTTATCTCCGTCCTGTAAAACGTAAATCCCCAAACATCTTCTTTACTGTGAGCCTCTCCTCTCTCATCTCAACTTAGAGGCTCTATGTggacatgaaaagaaaatgtgttcagGACTAGGAAGAAGACTGCAGCTGATATGGCAGGAACTTGCTGAAGGAAACAGGCATGTGAGCACCGACTGGGAACATGCTGCCCCCTGATGAAGGTTAGATACTTGACAGTGGTCACTTGAGCTCTGAAGGTCAGTGGATTGGATACAACTTTTGGAAAGTTTAAGTATCCTTGGAGAACACAGTAATGACAATTATAGCACTAAGCTGTTCTCTGCCTGTATTAACTGAAACTGTGAAATGAAACTAATATGGTCCACCCGATCCTGTGTATCCTCAGAGAGGAAGAAGTCAGCAGGTACTAGGAATGAGTGCTAGGTTGCAATAATAGAATCACAAACTCTCTGTAGCTATGAAGGActacaaagatttaaaagaaaaaaaaaaactactcttcatgttataggtaaggaaattaagggctcagagaagtgaagcaacTTGTGCAACTAACAAGCAAAGTTAAGGTTTGAACCTAAATTGCTCAGCTGCCAGGCTAGTGGTTCCTCCTCTCATCAGCTGCCTGTCTACATACCCCGTGGCTTGCAAGGAGGTTTTTCTGTAATACTGTTGCACCCTGTCACAACAATACTgtactctcttttctttattcctctctttAGAAAGCTGCCATCAGTAAGGGGAAAATCGTAGTCatctgaaaatttcttttaaatgacaCGTTATTTATCATAACTCTAGTCATCTCAAAGAACTGACTGATTTCTAATGGGACCACCTAAGAATGGATCAAACTTACTTTTATGTGGGTCTTGGATCTAGGATGAGAACATTCTGTGGCCAGATATAACATTAAACAGTAAATCGTGATTGCCTGGGACTTCATTTTCACACATGAGGCTCTTCACCTGCAACATACAACAAAGTTGGATCCAGCTGAAGGTGACGACAGCACATAACCCTACAATACTtagccaaccaaccaaccactTAGTCCTCAGCAAACATAAATTTCCTTATGCTCTAATGGAGACGAACTCACTCTGATCCCCTTAGGCTCACGGGGCAAACTGTGACCAGGAAGCAGACAAAACTCACTGATCTTGGCTCAAAGCCTTCCTGGTTGGAGTCAAGACTAAGAGGGACTTTCACAGCTCCACTGAGTCTTCTGCTGAGATGACAATCCACGGGCACTTACAAGAAGGCTTCCAAATTGTCTCTGAGTTTAAAATTGTCTTTGAGTTCctaagtatggaggttccttaaaaaactaaaaatagaactaccatatgacccagcaatcccactactgggcatataccctgagaaaaccataattcaaaaagagtcatgtaccacaatgttcattgcagctctatttacaatagccaggacatggaagcaacctaagtgtccattgacagatggatggataaagaagatgtgggacatatatacaatggaatattactcagccataaaaagaaaggaaattgagttatttgtagtgaggtggatggacctagagtctgtcatagtgcagtaagtcagaaagagaaaaataccgtatgttaacacatatatatggaatctaaaaaaaaaaaaaaaaaaaaaggtcatgaagaacctaggggcaagatggaaataaagacgcagacctacgagagaatggacttgaggacattggggagggggaagggtaagctgggacaaagtgagagagtggcatggacatatatacactaccaaacgtaaaatagatagctagtgggaagcaatcgcatagcacagggagatcagctcagtgctttgtgaccagctaaaaagggtgggagggagggagacgcaagagggaagagatatggggatatatgtacatgtataactgattcactttgttataaagcagaaactaacacaccattgtaaagcaattatactccaataaaaatgttaagaaaaaaataaattaataaataaacaaagcacccatgaagaaaaagttaaaaaaaaaaaattctctttgagTTCCTAACCAATAAACAGGAGGAAAGTATTTTGACTTACACCATCATCTTGTAAACCAAATCTGATCAGGGGAAAGGGAACATGGCAGAATGACAGGCAAAGTGTGGTAATGGATTTGCATAGGTGTTGAGATATACGTGCGGAATTCACGATCTGACAGTGTGGGTAGAAAGAAGTTCTCACATATGCAACCACATGGTGGATGGGCACACTAGGAAATTTGCAATATTACTATTGTTTaggatatatatttacatatatttatttatgtatttatttggctgcgccaggtctaagttgcagcacgcgggatctagtttcctggccagggatcgaacctgggccccctgcattgggagctcggagtcttaaccactggaccaccaaggaagttccCTAGGATATATTTTTAACTGATCCTTATAAAGGGAAATAACAGAAGAACCAGTGTGAGCTGTCTTAAAAGTATTGTTATGTTTCACATATACATGtagctttcaataatttttgacCCTAACACAGTAAGGAACAGATCTTACATTGTGACTCAGTGTGTACAgacaaaaatatgtatgtatatagcgATCCatgtataaaactaaaaaaacatataatttttatattttaaaaacttatatgtTAAAATACTATTCTTCCTACCTGCAAGCAAGACACTCTGATAAATCCATGATTTTTATCTTGTATTCCACTTTATTCTATCTGACATTCTCTCAAAAATTGGTTGCCACCCACTAAACTGAATTTGCAACCCTCTAATGGATGGTAACCtgcaatttgaaaaacagaaatatagagtaTGATTCATTATCATTGTCAAGTTGAAAATTATTCACTTCTTCTGCTAAATTGGTCATATTGATCCTTTCTCTCTGCTATTCTTCACAATTCTATTGCAGTCCCCTTCCCCAGGTACATGTATCAGGGAGAAAAGATGCCTACATTCAGGACCAAATAATAGGACTGATGGGTAAGTGCAATTCTCCTCCACCTGGAGAACatcacatttataaataataacgCCTGCTATCTAAGGCTTCAGGAGAAGGGCCACTCTTATTCTCCATTGTTTTCATTATAGGAACTTTGCTTAAAGCTAATCTTGCTGGAAGAAAGTCAAGCGTTTGGCAtagtgatgtgatgtgatgtgatttaTGGAGTCCAAAAATGTTCTGCAACCAATGCTAGGGCCTCTAAGTCCACAGTCCCTAAAAATGTTCAGAGCGTATTTAATCCAATAGCCATGGCATTTTCTGTAGATCATTATGTTCTTTGTGGAACATTAAGAAATAATGACACATTTCATGTATTCAtataaactaagaaaaattttactagcagaaatatatatatatgcaatatgaAATCATAAGCATGAGCATAAGAATCACAAACGTTGAACTGAACACAACTGGCTAGTTTGGGGTTAATTTGCTACTTGATCATTCATGTTATTATAGTCTGGTGTATGTAACCCACATACCACTTGGCATGATAATTTTATGGTAAATTTCCTTCAGTTACTACAAATGCTGGGGAGAGACTATTTAATGATATAACCCAAGAGGAGTCATAGCATTCTTATTTTTGCCCAGTTTGACTGGCGGGGGTTAGTCAGATGGATAGATGTTTTCAAGTTAGCCTCAGttgggttgtttttcttctcaCCAGAAAGAGTTGAATGGGATCCCTCCCATCCCAGAGTTCAGATGTTGGCTGAGGCCAAAAGCCAGAGTGCTCTGCAGAGCAGAGAATGAGGAAAGCTTAAGAGCATGGAGaatgaggaatttaaaaaataaaaagaagcattgCCAGCATAATCCTTAATCAGAAGTTGATATTATGTAGAACAGAATGGAGGAAGCACACTTTCTTAGATTAACGACTGATAAAGACAATAGAGTGAACTTTGAGTTTTGCATAATTCCAAACAGAAGAATTTCTGCAAGTACAGACAAAATGCCTCTTCAAGACGTAGCACAATGTCTACATACAGTAAGATTCTCCTTGAGTTTTTAATACTCACATCTTATCCTCAACGATTCATCAATTTAGATCCATTGGCTGGGCTTAACGATGCAttctaaatggggaaaaaataacagTGAAGTCAATGAGGAATGACATCGACCAAAATGCACATAGATTTATATTCATGTCTATGCCTGACTAGAGataaatgtgtaaaaatgaaaacatgaaggaAAGTACCCAAATTGACACCATTACACAGAATTAAATTGCCGTATTTCACTGAACCCAACATTGTAagcaacattattatttttatgtccactaagaaagaaaaagaaaagaacttgccAATGAAACCATGACATGCCACTAACTGTACAATACATTCCAATTTCAAAAATGTTCAGAGGTGAATAAAAAATGCCTATCATAGAGCTAATGAACTGTGGCACTAAAAGTCACACTCAGTACTAGCTGACCATAAATTCTGACTCTCAATGTGTCCAGaaagctttttgtttattttaaaagtagctCTTATTGAGAAACTgttggttgaataaatgacttCTTTCTAATTAATATAACAATGATGGCAATTTCAGTTGGTGCTTGAAAAGACAGATAGCTAGGCCAAAATTCATCTTCAAGATCTATAAATACACAGATACTTG
This is a stretch of genomic DNA from Balaenoptera musculus isolate JJ_BM4_2016_0621 chromosome 11, mBalMus1.pri.v3, whole genome shotgun sequence. It encodes these proteins:
- the LOC118904406 gene encoding adhesion G protein-coupled receptor F4-like isoform X2; this translates as MKSQAITIYCLMLYLATECSHPRSKTHIKDGDKLQGPEGKPKTERMQEKCHGPCTTSSNCSQPCVQHFRGEIGFICNGNKWQKSTETCTSLSVETLFMDLNNTSRFSVAAPFIPLHIVDYQAPEPIESVAQVIQMNCPLDYACIIDVVKSSEATSGNIAFIVKLLKNISTHLSDNVTQEKMKSYFKVANHILDKAVIPNWAFIPDKNAGSDLLQSVNWFARRFRIQNELEHITDELFIQTKGLHINHNTSERSFSFSMNVSNTTEGILGMIEVPRQELWKLPPNASEAIGIAFPTLGAVLKEAHLQNASLPRQVNGLVVSVILPERLKQILFTFEKINKSRNTRAQCVGWHSRKRRWDENVCETTLDTASKVKCWCNYTNVLMSFSILMSPMSVDNKVLDYITCIGLSVSILSLIVCLIIEATVWSRVVVTEISYMRHVCIVNIAVSLLTANVWFILGSNFNKKAQNYNWCVVVTFFSHFFYLSLFFWMLFQALLIVYGLLVVFRRMMKSCMMAIGFAIGYGCPLVIAVTTVAITVPGKGYMRHGACWLNWDNTKALLAFAIPALLIVAVNLVVVLVVAVNTQRPSIGSSRSQDVAIIIRISKNVATLTPLLGLTWGFGIATLIEGTSLIFHIIFALLNAFQGFFILLFGTIIDHKIRDALRMRMSSPKGRSKAAENASLSPTYGSKLMNC
- the LOC118904406 gene encoding adhesion G protein-coupled receptor F4-like isoform X10, with protein sequence MKSQAITIYCLMLYLATECSHPRSKTHIKDLNNTSRFSVAAPFIPLHIVDYQAPEPIESVAQVIQMNCPLDYACIIDVVKSSEATSGNIAFIVKLLKNISTHLSDNVTQEKMKSYFKVANHILDKAVIPNWAFIPDKNAGSDLLQSVNWFARRFRIQNELEHITDELFIQTKGLHINHNTSERSFSFSMNVSNTTEGILGMIEVPRQELWKLPPNASEAIGIAFPTLGAVLKEAHLQNASLPRQVNGLVVSVILPERLKQILFTFEKINKSRNTRAQCVGWHSRKRRWDENVCETTLDTASKVKCWCNYTNVLMSFSILMSPMSVDNKVLDYITCIGLSVSILSLIVCLIIEATVWSRVVVTEISYMRHVCIVNIAVSLLTANVWFILGSNFNKKAQNYNWCVVVTFFSHFFYLSLFFWMLFQALLIVYGLLVVFRRMMKSCMMAIGFAIGYGCPLVIAVTTVAITVPGKGYMRHGACWLNWDNTKALLAFAIPALLIVAVNLVVVLVVAVNTQRPSIGSSRSQDVAIIIRISKNVATLTPLLGLTWGFGIATLIEGTSLIFHIIFALLNAFQGFFILLFGTIIDHKIRDALRMRMSSPKGRSKAAEEESEGLRSSGWHHAGGATSSEDRTGNS
- the LOC118904406 gene encoding adhesion G protein-coupled receptor F4-like isoform X3 gives rise to the protein MKSQAITIYCLMLYLATECSHPRSKTHIKDGDKLQGPEGKPKTERMQEKCHGPCTTSSNCSQPCVQHFRGEIGFICNGNKWQKSTETCTSLSVETLFMDLNNTSRFSVAAPFIPLHIVDYQAPEPIESVAQVIQMNCPLDYACIIDVVKSSEATSGNIAFIVKLLKNISTHLSDNVTQEKMKSYFKVANHILDKAVIPNWAFIPDKNAGSDLLQSVNWFARRFRIQNELEHITDELFIQTKGLHINHNTSERSFSFSMNVSNTTEGILGMIEVPRQELWKLPPNASEAIGIAFPTLGAVLKEAHLQNASLPRQVNGLVVSVILPERLKQILFTFEKINKSRNTRAQCVGWHSRKRRWDENVCETTLDTASKVKCWCNYTNVLMSFSILMSPMSVDNKVLDYITCIGLSVSILSLIVCLIIEATVWSRVVVTEISYMRHVCIVNIAVSLLTANVWFILGSNFNKKAQNYNWCVVVTFFSHFFYLSLFFWMLFQALLIVYGLLVVFRRMMKSCMMAIGFAIGYGCPLVIAVTTVAITVPGKGYMRHGACWLNWDNTKALLAFAIPALLIVAVNLVVVLVVAVNTQRPSIGSSRSQDVAIIIRISKNVATLTPLLGLTWGFGIATLIEGTSLIFHIIFALLNAFQIRDALRMRMSSPKGRSKAAEEESEGLRSSGWHHAGGATSSEDRTGNS
- the LOC118904406 gene encoding adhesion G protein-coupled receptor F4-like isoform X5, whose protein sequence is MKSQAITIYCLMLYLATECSHPRSKTHIKDGDKLQGPEGKPKTERMQEKCHGPCTTSSNCSQPCVQHFRGEIGFICNGNKWQKSTETCTSLSVETLFMDLNNTSRFSVAAPFIPLHIVDYQAPEPIESVAQVIQMNCPLDYACIIDVVKSSEATSGNIAFIVKLLKNISTHLSDNVTQEKMKSYFKVANHILDKAVIPNWAFIPDKNAGSDLLQSVNWFARRFRIQNELEHITDELFIQTKGLHINHNTSERSFSFSMNVSNTTEGILGMIEVPRQELWKLPPNASEAIGIAFPTLGAVLKEAHLQNASLPRQVNGLVVSVILPERLKQILFTFEKINKSRNTRAQCVGWHSRKRRWDENVCETTLDTASKVKCWCNYTNVLMSFSILMSPMSVDNKVLDYITCIGLSVSILSLIVCLIIEATVWSRVVVTEISYMRHVCIVNIAVSLLTANVWFILGSNFNKKAQNYNWCVVVTFFSHFFYLSLFFWMLFQALLIVYGLLVVFRRMMKSCMMAIGFAIGYGCPLVIAVTTVAITVPGKGYMRHGACWLNWDNTKALLAFAIPALLIVAVNLVVVLVVAVNTQRPSIGSSRSQDVAIIIRISKNVATLTPLLGLTWGFGIATLIEGTSLIFHIIFALLNAFQIRDALRMRMSSPKGRSKAAENASLSPTYGSKLMNC
- the LOC118904406 gene encoding adhesion G protein-coupled receptor F4-like isoform X7; its protein translation is MQEKCHGPCTTSSNCSQPCVQHFRGEIGFICNGNKWQKSTETCTSLSVETLFMDLNNTSRFSVAAPFIPLHIVDYQAPEPIESVAQVIQMNCPLDYACIIDVVKSSEATSGNIAFIVKLLKNISTHLSDNVTQEKMKSYFKVANHILDKAVIPNWAFIPDKNAGSDLLQSVNWFARRFRIQNELEHITDELFIQTKGLHINHNTSERSFSFSMNVSNTTEGILGMIEVPRQELWKLPPNASEAIGIAFPTLGAVLKEAHLQNASLPRQVNGLVVSVILPERLKQILFTFEKINKSRNTRAQCVGWHSRKRRWDENVCETTLDTASKVKCWCNYTNVLMSFSILMSPMSVDNKVLDYITCIGLSVSILSLIVCLIIEATVWSRVVVTEISYMRHVCIVNIAVSLLTANVWFILGSNFNKKAQNYNWCVVVTFFSHFFYLSLFFWMLFQALLIVYGLLVVFRRMMKSCMMAIGFAIGYGCPLVIAVTTVAITVPGKGYMRHGACWLNWDNTKALLAFAIPALLIVAVNLVVVLVVAVNTQRPSIGSSRSQDVAIIIRISKNVATLTPLLGLTWGFGIATLIEGTSLIFHIIFALLNAFQGFFILLFGTIIDHKIRDALRMRMSSPKGRSKAAEEESEGLRSSGWHHAGGATSSEDRTGNS
- the LOC118904406 gene encoding adhesion G protein-coupled receptor F4-like isoform X11, giving the protein MDLNNTSRFSVAAPFIPLHIVDYQAPEPIESVAQVIQMNCPLDYACIIDVVKSSEATSGNIAFIVKLLKNISTHLSDNVTQEKMKSYFKVANHILDKAVIPNWAFIPDKNAGSDLLQSVNWFARRFRIQNELEHITDELFIQTKGLHINHNTSERSFSFSMNVSNTTEGILGMIEVPRQELWKLPPNASEAIGIAFPTLGAVLKEAHLQNASLPRQVNGLVVSVILPERLKQILFTFEKINKSRNTRAQCVGWHSRKRRWDENVCETTLDTASKVKCWCNYTNVLMSFSILMSPMSVDNKVLDYITCIGLSVSILSLIVCLIIEATVWSRVVVTEISYMRHVCIVNIAVSLLTANVWFILGSNFNKKAQNYNWCVVVTFFSHFFYLSLFFWMLFQALLIVYGLLVVFRRMMKSCMMAIGFAIGYGCPLVIAVTTVAITVPGKGYMRHGACWLNWDNTKALLAFAIPALLIVAVNLVVVLVVAVNTQRPSIGSSRSQDVAIIIRISKNVATLTPLLGLTWGFGIATLIEGTSLIFHIIFALLNAFQGFFILLFGTIIDHKIRDALRMRMSSPKGRSKAAEEESEGLRSSGWHHAGGATSSEDRTGNS